Proteins from one Camelina sativa cultivar DH55 chromosome 8, Cs, whole genome shotgun sequence genomic window:
- the LOC104707256 gene encoding sucrose transport protein SUC8-like has protein sequence MKKSQTQTQLSSSPLKQTIAVASIAAGIQFGWALQLSLLTPYVQLLGIPHKWASLIWLCGPISGMLVQPIVGYHSDRCESRFGRRRPFIAAGALLVAIAVVLIGYAADIGEFLGDRVDSTPKSHAIAVFAVGFWILDVANNMLQGPCRALLADLSGNSAKKTRTANSLFSFFMAVGNVLGFAAGAFAHLHDAFPFTVTEACDVYCANLKSCFFFSILILMSLTTFALWYVDEKRWSSTETETETEVTDGEEDGEIKEEVTVPLKVVRVPLFGELFSAVKDIKTPMVMLLLVTCLSWIAWFPFLLFDTDWMGREVYGGDSVGNVDDKARRVYNKGVHAGALGLMLNSVVLGVTSLGLEWLARGVGGVKRLWGIVNFILAFCLGMTVLITKVAESNRRGSAVLETVVSSSPPVGVKIGALALFALLGVPLAITYSIPFALASIFSSSSGAGQGLSLGVLNLAIVVPQMVVSVGAGPFDEMFGGGNIPGFVLAAVAAAVSGVLALTVLPSPPPEADVLKVSTAGGH, from the exons aTGAAGAAGTCCCAAACGCAAACGCAGTTATCCTCTTCACCGCTGAAACAAACGATTGCGGTTGCGTCTATCGCCGCCGGTATACAATTCGGTTGGGCCTTACAACTCTCACTTTTAACTCCTTACGTTCAGCTTCTAGGCATACCTCATAAATGGGCCTCACTGATCTGGCTATGCGGCCCAATATCTGGTATGTTAGTCCAGCCCATTGTTGGTTACCACAGCGATCGCTGCGAATCGCGTTTTGGTCGCCGTCGTCCTTTTATAGCCGCCGGAGCATTACTCGTCGCTATCGCCGTCGTTCTGATCGGTTACGCCGCCGATATCGGTGAGTTTTTGGGAGATCGAGTTGATTCAACGCCTAAATCACACGCAATCGCTGTTTTCGCCGTCGGGTTTTGGATTCTCGATGTTGCTAACAACATGCTTCAAGGACCTTGTCGAGCTTTGCTTGCGGATCTCTCAGGTAACAGCGCGAAGAAGACGAGAACTGcgaactctctcttctctttcttcatggCCGTCGGAAACGTACTCGGATTCGCCGCCGGAGCTTTCGCTCATCTCCACGACGCGTTTCCGTTCACGGTGACGGAAGCTTGCGATGTCTACTGCGCGAATCTCAAgagctgtttcttcttctcgattcTGATTCTAATGAGTCTAACGACGTTCGCGCTCTGGTACGTCGATGAGAAACGGTGGTCGTCgacggagacggagacggagacggaAGTTACcgacggagaagaagatggtgagatAAAAGAGGAAGTAACGGTGCCGTTAAAAGTTGTTAGAGTTCCGTTATTCGGGGAGTTATTCAGTGCGGTGAAGGACATAAAAACACCGATGGTGATGTTGCTTTTGGTGACGTGTCTTAGTTGGATTGCttggtttccttttcttttgtttgatactGATTGGATGGGGAGAGAAGTGTACGGTGGTGACTCGGTGGGTAACGTTGACGATAAGGCTCGGCGCGTGTATAACAAGGGAGTACATGCCGGCGCGTTGGGGTTGATGTTGAACTCGGTGGTTCTTGGAGTCACTTCGCTTGGGTTAGAGTGGTTGGCTCGTGGGGTTGGTGGTGTGAAACGGTTGTGGGGAATTGTGAATTTCATTTTAGCGTTCTGTTTGGGGATGACTGTTTTAATTACTAAGGTGGCTGAATCGAACCGTCGTGGATCCGCCGTGTTAGAGACGGTGGTTAGTTCTTCTCCGCCGGTTGGTGTTAAAATTGGAGCTTTGGCGTTATTTGCTCTTCTCGGTGTACCTCTAGCT atAACTTACAGCATTCCTTTCGCATTGGCatctatattttcttcttcttctggtgctGGCCAAG GATTGTCGTTGGGGGTTTTAAATCTTGCAATAGTTGTACCACAG ATGGTGGTGTCGGTGGGAGCAGGACCGTTTGATGAGATGTTCGGAGGAGGAAACATTCCGGGGTTTGTGTTGGCGGCGGTGGCTGCGGCCGTGAGTGGAGTTTTAGCGCTCACTGTGCTTCCTTCTCCACCGCCGGAAGCTGATGTTCTCAAAGTTTCCACCGCGGGAGGACATTAA